The Musa acuminata AAA Group cultivar baxijiao chromosome BXJ2-2, Cavendish_Baxijiao_AAA, whole genome shotgun sequence genome has a segment encoding these proteins:
- the LOC135604754 gene encoding probable polygalacturonase, whose amino-acid sequence MEHSQPIFRVLMILVLWTVVTAAFIGIAEGHRHHRWAGGATELEAFHYATAWAGGCRAHVASLTDFGGVGDGVTSNTAAFAAAMANLSKVAYDGGAMLVVPAGRWLTGPFNLADHFTLFLDHDAVILATQDINEWPIIDPLPSYGRGRDAAGGRYSNLIMGYNLTDVVITGNNGTIDGQGETWWKMFRNKELNYTRGYLIELMYCKQVLISNITLVNSPSWNVHPVYSSHVIVSGITILAPVNSPNTDGIDPDSSSNVRIEDCYIVSGDDCIAIKSGWDEYGIAFNMSSKHIVIRRLTCISPTSAVIALGSEMSGGIQDVRAEDITAIHSESGVRIKTTIGRGAYVKDIFVRRMNLHTMKWVFWMTGTYGQHPDDKFDPKAIPVVQNISYSNVVAENVTMAAKLEGIPGAPFTGICIYNVTAEVVKSKKPIWNCTDVEGVSSHVTPTPCAQIPEYPDRITHCPFPEDDLPVNGVGLEECAYQRAKP is encoded by the exons ATGGAGCACTCGCAGCCAATATTCCGT GTGTTGATGATTTTAGTGCTGTGGACGGTGGTAACAGCGGCGTTCATAGGGATCGCTGAGGGCCATCGCCACCACCGGTGGGCAGGTGGTGCGACGGAGCTAGAAGCCTTCCACTATGCGACGGCGTGGGCAGGAGGATGCCGGGCCCACGTGGCCAGCCTGACGGACTTCGGCGGGGTGGGCGACGGGGTGACCTCCAACACGGCGGCCTTTGCGGCGGCCATGGCCAACCTTAGTAAGGTGGCGTATGACGGCGgcgcgatgctggtggtgccggcCGGCCGGTGGCTCACCGGGCCCTTCAACCTCGCCGACCACTTCACCCTCTTCCTCGACCACGACGCTGTCATCCTCGCCACTCAG GATATCAACGAGTGGCCGATCATTGACCCTTTGCCCTCCTACGGTAGAGGAAGAGATGCGGCTGGGGGTAGATATAGTAATCTTATTATGGGATATAACCTAACCGATGTGGTCATAACAG ggAATAATGGAACTATCGATGGACAAGGTGAAACCTGGTGGAAAATGTTCCGTAACAAAGAACTCAATTACACTCGTGGATACCTCATTGAATTGATGTACTGCAAACAAGTGCTGATTTCCAACATTACATTGGTTAACTCTCCATCGTGGAATGTCCATCCAGTGTACAGCAG CCACGTAATCGTCTCAGGCATCACAATTCTTGCACCGGTCAACTCTCCCAACACTGATGGGATCGATCCAG ACTCATCCTCCAATGTCCGCATTGAGGACTGCTACATAGTCTCAGGCGATGACTGCATCGCCATTAAAAGCGGTTGGGATGAGTACGGGATTGCATTCAACATGTCAAGCAAACACATAGTGATCAGACGGCTCACCTGCATCTCCCCCACGAGCGCTGTCATCGCCCTGGGAAGCGAGATGTCGGGAGGAATCCAAGATGTCCGGGCCGAAGACATCACGGCCATCCACTCCGAATCCGGCGTCAGGATCAAGACGACCATCGGAAGGGGAGCTTACGTGAAGGACATATTCGTGAGAAGAATGAATCTGCACACAATGAAGTGGGTCTTCTGGATGACGGGCACCTACGGGCAGCACCCGGACGACAAATTTGATCCGAAAGCCATTCCGGTGGTGCAGAATATCAGTTACAGCAACGTGGTGGCCGAGAACGTGACCATGGCCGCGAAGCTGGAGGGGATTCCCGGCGCGCCCTTCACCGGAATATGCATCTACAATGTGACGGCGGAGGTGGTGAAGTCGAAGAAGCCGATTTGGAACTGCACCGACGTGGAGGGCGTATCGAGTCACGTGACGCCCACTCCCTGTGCGCAGATTCCGGAATATCCAGATCGTATAACGCATTGCCCCTTCCCTGAAGATGATCTACCTGTGAATGGTGTTGGGCTAGAGGAGTGTGCTTATCAGAGAGCCAAACCATGA